In a genomic window of Styela clava chromosome 11, kaStyClav1.hap1.2, whole genome shotgun sequence:
- the LOC120347555 gene encoding neurotrypsin-like isoform X2: MKASGCDNIVIYRDDKIGLGCSSVFFYLWIVLLLTPFCQTHADENVITTPSLSNLGTTNLNRKKPNLRWSLESLFLNDFLNDERKELPKDTNDVQLAESTVPYMGRVEVLLPDNSWGTICGDGWTVEDATVVCRQMGFETGGIIAKKIGNFGHGYGPIVMSKVKCHGDETKIEDCSAVKWDGKRTLPCSDDLMGASVVCGCPLKKSKNLKSRCFLYTGLLNSGLTCHHSCSEDTILVGDKIQTCTSEQSWTGTQPYCLKTSDERGVCRISSSKIEECHRVMGSDDMSTKKKSYISEEKLCISKGCCYNESSSTKCYLPSDSPCVKSPCKNDGICLDKLGEKTEYECLCKDSFGGKNCQYKKQSTCGIQAIQPNLSPVKRIRRVVGGRKAKTATWPWIVRIKKTTASDLSIKYDKRRKMIRNNVGEIGVTSISRSNYTNDTVPRNDIALLKLEKLVNVNKYADILCLPRYQSENPDPGTRCWIAGWGNIKNDKMQENGFYQADIPIMSTKACNGKQDYDNYYHLVDENMICAGYNDGGVDSCNGDSGGPLMCNRVDGSWYVSGIVSWGYKCADADSPGVYTRVSRYLEWIHSTIYGDG, encoded by the exons ATGAAGGCCTCGGGTTGCGATAACATCGTGATCTACCGTGACGACAAAATTGGATTAGGTTGCTCCAGTGTATTCTTTTATTTGTGGATTGTACTATTATTAACTCCATTTTGTCAAACACATGCCGATGAAAATGTCATTACCACACCGTCATTGTCAAATTTGGGCACTACAAATTTAAACAGGAAGAAGCCGAATCTTCGATGGAGTCTTGAAAGTTTATTTCTGAACGACTTTCTGAATGACGAAAGAAAAG aattgCCAAAAGATACCAATGACGTTCAATTGGCTGAAAGCACAGTGCCGTATATGGGAAGAGTAGAAGTACTTCTTCCTGATAACTCATGGGGCACAATATGTGGAGATGGATGGACTGTGGAAGATGCAACTGTAGTATGCCGTCAAATGGGATTTGAAACTGGTGGAATAATTGCGAAGAAAATTGGTAACTTCGGGCATGGATATGGTCCTATCGTCATGTCAAAA GTTAAATGTCACGGAGACGAGACTAAAATCGAAGATTGCTCCGCAGTAAAATGGGACGGAAAACGAACTTTGCCCTGTAGTGATGATTTAATGGGAGCATCTGTTGTATGCG GTTGTCCATTgaagaaatcaaaaaatttgaaaagtcgatGCTTTTTATACACTGGTTTACTGAACAGCGGGTTGACCTGTCATCATTCATGCTCAGAAGACACGATACTTGTCGGGGATAAAATTCAGACATGTACATCTGAACAATCATGGACTGGAACTCAACCATATTGCCTAAAAA CGTCAGATGAAAGAGGAGTGTGTCGTATATCGTcatctaaaatagaagaatgCCATCGAGTTATGGGTAGCGATGATATGTCCACCAAGAAGAAATCGTACATATCAGAAGAAAAGCTTTGTATATCGAAAGGCTGTTGTTACAACGAATCTTCTTCAACGAAGTGTTATTTACCTT CTGACAGTCCTTGTGTAAAGTCACCTTGCAAAAATGATGGAATTTGTCTAGATAAATTGGGAGAGAAAACAGAATATGAATGTTTATGTAAAGACAGTTTTGGAGGCAAAAATTGTCAG tataaaaaGCAGTCAACATGCGGCATTCAAGCCATACAGCCTAACTTATCGCCGGTAAAAAGAATTCGCCGAGTTGTTGGTGGCCGTAAAGCAAAAACTGCAACCTGGCCATGGATTGTTAGGATTAAAAA AACAACTGCTTCGGATTTAAGCATAAAATACGACAAACGAAGAAAGATGATTCGAAACAACGTCGGCGAAATCGGTGTTACTTCGATAAGTCGTTCCAATTACACTAATGATACTGTTCCAAGGAACGACATAGCATTACTGAAACTAGAGAAATTGGTTAACGTCAATAAATATGCAGATATTTTATGTCTTCCCCGATATCAGTCAGAAAATCCAGATCCAGGGACTAGATGTTGGATTGCGGGATGGGGAAATATCA AGAATGATAAAATGCAGGAAAACGGCTTCTACCAGGCGGATATTCCAATAATGTCAACAAAAGCTTGTAACGGTAAACAAGATTATGATAATTATTATCACCTTGTTGATGAAAACATGATTTGTGCCGGATACAACGACGGAGGAGTTGACTCTTGCAAT gGTGACAGTGGCGGACCATTAATGTGTAACAGAGTGGATGGATCGTGGTATGTCTCCGGGATTGTGTCATGGGGATACAAATGCGCAGACGCAGATTCACCTGGAGTCTACACTCGTGTTTCTCGTTATTTAGAATGGATTCACAGTACAATTTATGGCGATGGATGA
- the LOC120347300 gene encoding heterogeneous nuclear ribonucleoprotein K-like, with product MADYCGGNGAAQYEENSYKRSYQGFDGSANPAKKSRGGEIGGVEMRCLIPSKSAGGIIGKGGTNIKDMRQQFKAQIQIPDSNTGDRVLRVLTDIQSCGEIILRVIPSINEERRTDKFEASVKLLVHQSQAGSIIGVKGFKIKELREKTGAVIKVHQECCPNSTDRVCQVSGKPDVVSDCIKLILDLLENAPPKGPIQKYDPAANEGYGDFGYGGGQGGFDQGGYGDGGFGGGNMGGYGSRGFGGRGGGYGGNRGRGGFNSGGRGFGGGRGGRGGGGFRGRGGPGRGFGGGRGRGGGPRGRPGGNF from the coding sequence ATGGCAGACTACTGCGGTGGTAACGGAGCAGCTCAATATGAAGAAAACAGCTATAAACGCTCGTATCAAGGTTTCGACGGAAGTGCTAATCCCGCCAAGAAATCCAGAGGAGGCGAAATTGGTGGAGTAGAAATGCGATGCCTCATTCCTTCAAAAAGTGCCGGCGGTATAATCGGTAAGGGCGGTACCAATATAAAGGATATGCGCCAGCAATTTAAAGCCCAAATCCAGATCCCTGATAGCAACACTGGCGATCGAGTCCTTCGTGTTCTCACAGATATTCAAAGCTGTGGTGAAATAATTTTGCGTGTCATACCCTCAATCAACGAAGAACGGCGCACCGATAAATTTGAAGCTAGCGTAAAATTACTGGTCCACCAAAGCCAAGCTGGCTCTATTATTGGGGTCAAGGGGTTCAAGATAAAAGAATTGAGGGAAAAGACTGGAGCGGTCATTAAAGTTCACCAAGAGTGCTGCCCTAATTCCACAGACCGAGTTTGCCAAGTGTCCGGCAAACCAGATGTTGTATCCGATTGTATCAAGCTGATTCTCGATCTCCTGGAAAATGCTCCACCTAAAGGCCCTATTCAAAAATATGACCCAGCTGCCAATGAGGGATATGGagattttggatatggtgggGGACAAGGGGGTTTCGATCAGGGGGGATATGGTGATGGTGGTTTTGGAGGTGGCAATATGGGGGGATATGGTAGTAGAGGGTTTGGTGGCCGTGGGGGTGGATATGGGGGAAATCGTGGGAGGGGTGGGTTCAATTCCGGAGGTAGAGGTTTTGGTGGGGGCAGGGGGGGCCGTGGAGGTGGAGGCTTCCGTGGACGTGGTGGTCCAGGACGTGGTTTTGGTGGAGGACGCGGAAGGGGTGGAGGACCAAGGGGCCGCCCAGGGGGAAACTTTTGA
- the LOC120347555 gene encoding neurotrypsin-like isoform X1 — protein sequence MKASGCDNIVIYRDDKIGLGCSSVFFYLWIVLLLTPFCQTHADENVITTPSLSNLGTTNLNRKKPNLRWSLESLFLNDFLNDERKELPKDTNDVQLAESTVPYMGRVEVLLPDNSWGTICGDGWTVEDATVVCRQMGFETGGIIAKKIGNFGHGYGPIVMSKVKCHGDETKIEDCSAVKWDGKRTLPCSDDLMGASVVCGCPLKKSKNLKSRCFLYTGLLNSGLTCHHSCSEDTILVGDKIQTCTSEQSWTGTQPYCLKTSDERGVCRISSSKIEECHRVMGSDDMSTKKKSYISEEKLCISKGCCYNESSSTKCYLPSDSPCVKSPCKNDGICLDKLGEKTEYECLCKDSFGGKNCQYKKQSTCGIQAIQPNLSPVKRIRRVVGGRKAKTATWPWIVRIKNKGSQNCAGTLIHRQWVLTAAHCVTGTTASDLSIKYDKRRKMIRNNVGEIGVTSISRSNYTNDTVPRNDIALLKLEKLVNVNKYADILCLPRYQSENPDPGTRCWIAGWGNIKNDKMQENGFYQADIPIMSTKACNGKQDYDNYYHLVDENMICAGYNDGGVDSCNGDSGGPLMCNRVDGSWYVSGIVSWGYKCADADSPGVYTRVSRYLEWIHSTIYGDG from the exons ATGAAGGCCTCGGGTTGCGATAACATCGTGATCTACCGTGACGACAAAATTGGATTAGGTTGCTCCAGTGTATTCTTTTATTTGTGGATTGTACTATTATTAACTCCATTTTGTCAAACACATGCCGATGAAAATGTCATTACCACACCGTCATTGTCAAATTTGGGCACTACAAATTTAAACAGGAAGAAGCCGAATCTTCGATGGAGTCTTGAAAGTTTATTTCTGAACGACTTTCTGAATGACGAAAGAAAAG aattgCCAAAAGATACCAATGACGTTCAATTGGCTGAAAGCACAGTGCCGTATATGGGAAGAGTAGAAGTACTTCTTCCTGATAACTCATGGGGCACAATATGTGGAGATGGATGGACTGTGGAAGATGCAACTGTAGTATGCCGTCAAATGGGATTTGAAACTGGTGGAATAATTGCGAAGAAAATTGGTAACTTCGGGCATGGATATGGTCCTATCGTCATGTCAAAA GTTAAATGTCACGGAGACGAGACTAAAATCGAAGATTGCTCCGCAGTAAAATGGGACGGAAAACGAACTTTGCCCTGTAGTGATGATTTAATGGGAGCATCTGTTGTATGCG GTTGTCCATTgaagaaatcaaaaaatttgaaaagtcgatGCTTTTTATACACTGGTTTACTGAACAGCGGGTTGACCTGTCATCATTCATGCTCAGAAGACACGATACTTGTCGGGGATAAAATTCAGACATGTACATCTGAACAATCATGGACTGGAACTCAACCATATTGCCTAAAAA CGTCAGATGAAAGAGGAGTGTGTCGTATATCGTcatctaaaatagaagaatgCCATCGAGTTATGGGTAGCGATGATATGTCCACCAAGAAGAAATCGTACATATCAGAAGAAAAGCTTTGTATATCGAAAGGCTGTTGTTACAACGAATCTTCTTCAACGAAGTGTTATTTACCTT CTGACAGTCCTTGTGTAAAGTCACCTTGCAAAAATGATGGAATTTGTCTAGATAAATTGGGAGAGAAAACAGAATATGAATGTTTATGTAAAGACAGTTTTGGAGGCAAAAATTGTCAG tataaaaaGCAGTCAACATGCGGCATTCAAGCCATACAGCCTAACTTATCGCCGGTAAAAAGAATTCGCCGAGTTGTTGGTGGCCGTAAAGCAAAAACTGCAACCTGGCCATGGATTGTTAGGATTAAAAA CAAAGGATCTCAAAACTGTGCTGGAACGTTGATCCATCGACAATGGGTTCTTACTGCAGCTCACTGTGTAACAGG AACAACTGCTTCGGATTTAAGCATAAAATACGACAAACGAAGAAAGATGATTCGAAACAACGTCGGCGAAATCGGTGTTACTTCGATAAGTCGTTCCAATTACACTAATGATACTGTTCCAAGGAACGACATAGCATTACTGAAACTAGAGAAATTGGTTAACGTCAATAAATATGCAGATATTTTATGTCTTCCCCGATATCAGTCAGAAAATCCAGATCCAGGGACTAGATGTTGGATTGCGGGATGGGGAAATATCA AGAATGATAAAATGCAGGAAAACGGCTTCTACCAGGCGGATATTCCAATAATGTCAACAAAAGCTTGTAACGGTAAACAAGATTATGATAATTATTATCACCTTGTTGATGAAAACATGATTTGTGCCGGATACAACGACGGAGGAGTTGACTCTTGCAAT gGTGACAGTGGCGGACCATTAATGTGTAACAGAGTGGATGGATCGTGGTATGTCTCCGGGATTGTGTCATGGGGATACAAATGCGCAGACGCAGATTCACCTGGAGTCTACACTCGTGTTTCTCGTTATTTAGAATGGATTCACAGTACAATTTATGGCGATGGATGA